A DNA window from Anastrepha ludens isolate Willacy chromosome 6, idAnaLude1.1, whole genome shotgun sequence contains the following coding sequences:
- the LOC128866345 gene encoding cytochrome c oxidase assembly factor 5, translating to MMRYEGDEKLADNTACAGVRADLKMCLLESDCCRVDKKTPRECLKLNNVPDECQVLRNTFFECKRSLLDNRQRFRGRKGY from the exons ATGATGCGCTACGAGGGTGATGAAAAACTAGCTGATAACACAGCATGTGCGGGCGTTAGAGCGGATCTGAAGATGTGCTTACTCGAAAGTGATTGCTGCCGTGTT GATAAGAAAACACCCCGGGAGTGCCTCAAATTGAACAATGTACCAGACGAGTGTCAAGTGCTTAGAAACACATTCTTCGAGTGCAAACGCTCCTTG CTCGATAACAGACAAAGATTCCGTGGACGCAAAGGTTATTAA
- the LOC128868819 gene encoding cysteine--tRNA ligase, mitochondrial, whose amino-acid sequence MSRNCFLKPARYWPLGRNRSTSQHLWQQPASGTDTGIRIHNCIAREQVPLILPNDTYATWYTCGPTVYDSTHLGHASCYVKLDIIQRILRQYFNVNLVTAMNITDIDDKIIHKSEECGKGWRELSGLYESEFWSDLRQLNVLEPNIKLRVTEQIPRIVDFIARIVEQGNAYKGNDGSVYFAVNKYANYGKLQKVNLAEIAEQPTEDGEGKIAAADFALWKAQKNEKEPAWSSPWGAGRPGWHIECSTLASMIFGQRLDFHAGGLDLRFPHHENEEAQSCAYHNTQQWVNYWLHTGQLHVKGQASKMSKSLKNTISVGEMLQQYTADEFRMACVLSNYRNAVEYGDELMQTSRNTLKRFKTFKVDCLAYLSGKKPGANVETSEVLAGLQRAQQDIDACYKDDFDTARSIGVLLEQASAVNRQINIASGGEAELRLTTSSCLDAIAAVDNFVQQHLRILGFSFIEDSKTQLIGAASEFDLEGLVEDLLQSRRLIRERAVAAKNKELFRICDELRNCLRQHGIDIQDHSQGTSWQFSGGKK is encoded by the exons ATGTCCCGCAACTG CTTTCTCAAGCCCGCCAGATATTGGCCCTTAGGCAGAAATCGCTCCACCAGCCAACATCTTTGGCAACAGCCTGCAAGCGGCACCGATACTGGCATACGCATTCATAATTGCATAGCTCGTGAGCAAGTTCCTTTAATACTGCCTAATGACACCTACGCTACTTGGTATACATGTGGTCCTACTGTCTACGATTCTACGCATTTAGGGCATGCCAGCTGTTACGTTAAATTAGATATTATACAACGTATACTACGCCAATATTTTAATGTGAATCTTGTGACGGCTATGAACATCACCGATATTGATGATAAAATCATACACAAAAGTGAGGAATGCGGTAAAGGATGGCGTGAGTTATCGGGTCTCTATGAAAGTGAATTCTGGTCGGATCTGCGCCAACTCAATGTACTGGAGCCAAACATAAAGCTACGCGTCACCGAACAGATACCACGCATTGTAGACTTTATTGCACGAATAGTAGAACAAGGAAACGCTTATAAAGGTAATGACGGAAGCGTATATTTTGCGGTGAACAAATACGCAAATTATGGTAAGCTACAAAAAGTTAACTTGGCGGAAATAGCAGAGCAGCCAACAGAAGATGGCGAAGGTAAAATTGCTGCAGCGGACTTTGCTCTGTGGAAGGCGCAAAAAAACGAGAAGGAGCCGGCATGGTCATCGCCCTGGGGAGCAGGACGTCCCGGTTGGCATATCGAATGCAGTACGTTGGCAAGTATGATTTTTGGGCAACGACTAGACTTCCATGCTGGAGGTTTGGATTTGCGTTTCCCGCATCATGAAAACGAAGAGGCGCAGAGTTGTGCATACCACAATACACAGCAGTGGGTAAACTATTGGTTACACACTGGACAATTGCATGTTAAGGGACAAGCGTCTAAGATGTCAAAATCGTTAAAGAACACCATCTCAGTGGGAGAAATGTTGCAACAATATACGGCGGACGAGTTTCGTATGGCGTGTGTGCTCTCAAACTATCGAAATGCGGTAGAGTATGGTGATGAACTTATGCAGACCTCAAGGAATACATTGAAacgttttaaaacatttaaagtgGATTGCCTTGCATATTTGAGCGGCAAAAAGCCGGGTGCAAATGTGGAAACAAGTGAAGTATTGGCTGGCTTACAGCGCGCACAACAGGATATAGATGCCTGCTATAAGGATGATTTCGATACAGCGCGCAGCATTGGTGTGCTGCTGGAGCAAGCAAGTGCGGTGAATCGCCAAATCAATATTGCAAGTGGTGGAGAAGCTGAGTTAAGACTGACTACTAGCAGCTGCTTGGACGCAATAGCCGCAGTAGACAACTTTGTGCAACAGCATTTGCGTATTCTAGGTTTCAGTTTTATCGAAGATTCAAAAACGCAATTGATAGGTGCGGCGTCAGAATTCGACTTGGAAGGTTTAGTGGAGGATTTGCTGCAATCACGGCGCTTAATACGCGAGCGTGCCGTTGCTGCGAAGAACAAAGAACTATTTCGTATATGTGACGAACTGCGTAATTGTTTGCGCCAACATGGAATTGATATACAAGATCATAGTCAAGGCACTTCATGGCAATTTAGTGGcggaaagaaataa